Proteins encoded in a region of the Streptomyces sp. NBC_00310 genome:
- a CDS encoding GtrA family protein: MKSLVLPKTTPGAADEARGAERTDTDTAAARRSPGAPGPLASFARFVLFGGGVGAASSTAVVELAGLMPWAVANALITVASTLLSTELHAHFTFGAGRAGWRRHWQSAGSAMAAYGVTSTAVLVLHLVQPSAGVLYEQVVYLTAAGLAGIGRFLVLRVFVFAGGRTRTTVPAMSPAPARETGVKVSVLFPAPALS; encoded by the coding sequence ATGAAGTCGCTGGTCTTGCCGAAGACGACGCCTGGGGCAGCGGACGAGGCGCGGGGTGCGGAACGGACGGACACCGATACGGCCGCCGCACGACGAAGCCCGGGTGCTCCCGGTCCACTCGCCTCCTTCGCCCGGTTCGTCCTGTTCGGCGGCGGTGTCGGGGCCGCGTCCAGCACTGCCGTGGTCGAGCTCGCCGGACTGATGCCCTGGGCTGTGGCGAATGCCCTGATCACCGTCGCCTCGACTCTCCTCAGTACGGAGCTCCACGCGCACTTCACCTTCGGGGCAGGGCGAGCAGGATGGCGGCGGCACTGGCAGTCAGCGGGGTCGGCCATGGCCGCCTACGGGGTGACCTCCACCGCGGTGCTCGTCCTGCACCTCGTGCAGCCGTCGGCCGGAGTGCTCTACGAGCAGGTCGTCTACCTCACCGCCGCCGGGCTCGCCGGTATCGGGCGTTTCCTGGTGCTGCGTGTGTTCGTCTTCGCCGGTGGCCGGACCCGGACCACGGTGCCGGCCATGAGCCCGGCGCCGGCACGGGAAACGGGCGTCAAGGTGTCCGTGCTCTTCCCGGCACCGGCGCTGTCCTGA
- a CDS encoding response regulator transcription factor: MTTVLIVDDHALQRFGFRMLLEQHPDLTVVGEAAHGAEAVRKAAELRPDVVLMDVRMPGMDGIEATRRIIESGGRSHVLVLTIFDIDEHACDALRAGARGFLLKDARPDELVAGIRSVAAGDVVIAPGLTRELIDVLSDRLPGHAPGQKQRLAFLTQRERESLTQRERASLTQREREVLTALASGWSNLEIGERLSLAESTVKTHVSHILAKIGARDRVQAVIFAYDIGLVRPARPAGFVEGTRHHLSLRAENAASGRRAMSVSFGNA; encoded by the coding sequence ATGACCACCGTTCTCATCGTCGACGACCACGCCCTGCAGCGCTTCGGATTCCGGATGCTTCTGGAACAGCACCCCGATCTGACCGTGGTGGGCGAGGCCGCCCACGGCGCGGAAGCGGTCCGCAAAGCAGCCGAACTTCGCCCCGACGTCGTACTCATGGACGTACGGATGCCCGGCATGGACGGCATCGAGGCCACCCGCCGCATCATCGAGTCCGGAGGCCGCTCCCACGTCCTGGTCCTGACCATCTTCGACATCGACGAGCACGCCTGCGATGCCCTGCGCGCCGGTGCCAGGGGATTTCTGCTGAAGGACGCGCGGCCCGACGAACTCGTCGCCGGTATCCGGTCCGTGGCCGCCGGGGACGTGGTCATCGCCCCCGGCCTGACTCGCGAGCTCATCGACGTCCTCTCCGACCGTCTGCCCGGCCACGCCCCGGGCCAGAAGCAGCGCCTCGCCTTCCTGACCCAGCGCGAACGCGAGTCCCTCACCCAGCGCGAACGTGCATCCCTCACCCAGCGCGAGCGCGAGGTGCTGACCGCTCTCGCCTCCGGCTGGAGCAACCTCGAGATCGGCGAACGGTTGTCGCTGGCCGAATCCACCGTGAAGACCCACGTCAGCCACATCCTCGCCAAGATCGGCGCCCGGGACCGTGTTCAGGCAGTGATCTTCGCCTACGACATCGGACTGGTCAGACCCGCACGACCAGCTGGTTTTGTTGAGGGAACCCGACACCACTTGTCGCTCAGGGCCGAGAACGCCGCGTCTGGCCGGAGGGCGATGTCTGTGAGTTTTGGCAACGCTTGA